One Mus musculus strain C57BL/6J chromosome 2, GRCm38.p6 C57BL/6J genomic window, AATTTGAAAAGGCAAACAATAAATACTTTACACTGATCATCTTGTTTGCGGAACCTAGGGACAATAGTGGAGAAGTAAGCCctcaggaaatgaggaaaggggccCAGAACAGGCATCACCACAACGGAGTCCAGCCATTCCCAGCTCTGTGCAGGCCTCTGCGTGGAGATAAGGCATGTGGATACAGCCCCACCTAGTAGGTTTCCTGCTAGGAACTTTGCTGTAGATTTAAAACCTGAAAAGAAAAGTGTTTTTCTTACTCCGGGAGAACAGATTGGAAAGACAGGATGTTCATAAGTTGTAGTGAATGTAAAAGGAACACTTACAGAGGTAGGTATGGGATCCGTGAGGACTTCTCAGGACCACTGAGAGGTGAGAGGGAAAATCAGGAAATCTAGAAAGGTTGGAATAgcagccatttttaaaatttcaagttCTGACTGTATGCTACTTGACCAGATTATCATGTTCTGGAAGTTAATTAATTTTTGCAATTTTCTCGTTGACTGTTTTGCTCTAGCAGATAGTGTGGTAAGGGATCaggaaaggggaagatgtggatgGTAGATGAAAAGCAGATCAGTTATTCATGCTAACTGGGTTTAGCATTTCCTGATCATGCGCCTCATTTGATGTTCTTGTAAGAAAGGAAGCAGAATTACATTCATGAAGAGTTGTTTCCCCTCAGGAAGAGCAGGCTGCAGTGCTTTGACTTAACCGAGGACTTTAATCAGCACTTGAGTCCTGGGGTCATTGGAACCGACAGGAACGCCCCTCCTCACAGTGGTAAAGGAGTTGAGTGTGGCCTTGGGAAACTGTGGCCTTTGCTGAGTGAGGTCGGCCTCCCTGCTGAGGGTAATGGTACCCATTTCCCTCTCATTCTCCCCTGGGGCAAGAAGTATTTACAGCAGCAATTACTATACTCTCCCCAGTGTggcatttgtttttaaatatctcACCTATATTGATGGAGAGTTTAAGGCACTTTCAAATAAAAGATACatgtaaaaagaagaaaacacatgcCTCACAAATACATGGTGACACAAAGTGAAACCTGTGGAATAGATCAGGATGGTAGCTGCTTACTTACCACCTAATTAACAACTAATGTTGTTCAGAATGCCACTATGTGTCACGTATGTGACATATGTGGCCCTTTCCCATTTACTTCCTATAAAAGTAACTAGAGTTGTTCTCCTGATTTCATAGGAGTAGCAGTGATAGTTTGTAATATATTTTCCCCAGGAAGCTGAGGAGAGCATGGCTGCAAGATAAAAGGAGAGGGTGGGTGACCAGGACCAGAAGCCCTGTCTAGATTCTGCTCCTGGCACATTGGCAGTTGTGGTAGACCGTGGTGAGCTCACCTTGTATCTCTGCAACAATGGCCTCTTTCCCTGAGTATTTCTACTGTGGCAGTAGTTTATTTTCACAATGTTTCTGCCCCCATGGACTCTCGTTGTTTTCCTTTCTGGGTTGTCATGATGACATATGGAATAAATGTGGTGTGGAATAACATTGCATCAAAATGCTTCCATGTCCTACCCACCCTTTAAACTTCTCACACGTGTGGGTGCTTTGCTACATGTATATGCGCACCACGTGTGTACCTGGTGCTTAGAGGggccagagagggcattggatcctctggaactcagttacagacagttgtgagctgccatgtgggtgctggaaaccagacATTGGTCTCTTCCAAGAGCACCCAgtgtttacctgctgagccatactTTCAGTCTCAAAGCCAtcctttaaaaacataataatgaTATTCCCGTTGGCTCCTTACACATTACACTAAACTCTATGTTTGCTGGAAGTGTATGGCAGGGTCCTCACAAGTACACGGTGCTGTGAAGTTTTCCATATCTGGGCCGTTTGGTAGAGGAGCTCAGCTCGTTTCTGTGTACAGTCTGAGTCTTAAGTCTGGTATCCTCCTGTAGTTCATGATCTGTGAGCTGTCTGTCTGCCCTCTGTGCATTTTCTGTAGGTACACTCATACAGCCTCCCTCTCTGCCCTTGGTACATTGTCTATAGGTATACAGTCTCTGGCAGTTAAGGAAGTCCCTAGCATACTGTGTATTTTAAATTCTTCCTATAGATGTTTTTCTTTGTGGCTCATATGTACTATACACAAACGTAACCTACACGAAGGGCTCCCCTCTTTGCATTCTCTCCCATAATTTTTGCTGGGGTTTATAAGAGCTTAAATGTTTTTAGTAGATTTGGCTGATTAAGTCCTACACAATGACTGGGTGTCTTACCTACCCGTTCCTCTCACTGTGTACTGTAACTGGGTCAGTTATCTCAGTTAACCTCTGAGTTCTTCCAGTTTCTGTGTTTTTTTGGCTGTGGTAAAATTGTCAACATTCGCTGATACTTAGTTATTTAAAATCTATTCTGTGCAACTGCTGGAGCTGAATCAGCTACAGGAAAGTTTATGAAGTTGTATGTTTTGGAGACGTTGTGAACATTTCTCAGCAGCATCAGTTAAGCTGGGGCCACTGACTCCTGTGCTGACTCCTTCCTTAGGATGCTGGGCAGGTGGTGACGAGCGGCCAGACGCGTCTAGGGAAGGCCAGGTCTTCAAGAGAAAGCCCAAAGCCTTTATTTAGTTGACGGAGAAATAGCTTTTCATTCtccactctctccttcctccccttccagcACTGCGGGGTGACGTCACAGTCCAGTTTTTAGCGGTTTTGCCCATTCTTTATTTGCATTATCAGCTCAGCTTTTCCTAACATCTTTTTGGAATATATTTATTGATaacatttgcttttgtgtttcttaTGGTCTTTAAGGACAATTTTTCTGCACATGTTTTatttagacttttaaaattagtattttatttattaaagtcCAGATTAAAATACCTAGggcttttttttattgtttttgtttcattttaaaaagttagatctagtaattttaacatttttctaaAGAATTTAGTAAATGTTTGGTTCTATTTACAAATAACTACAACTATTTTATTTTCGATTGAgtttatacatttattatatcCAACTTCCTTTCAGCATATCAATGTTTTACATTGGGAACAAATCTTGTGTGGCTATAAAATAACTGATGTCTTCTGGGCAGCAGCTCGGTGGTGCAGCGCCTGCCCTAGCACTGGGAAACAGAGCAACCTAAAAAGAACTCGGAACCCTTCATCCCTAAGACGGTGCTGGGTCTTAATTTTCCTGATGTACCAATGCTATCTGTCTGTGTATTAAAAACTCAAAAGTTCAAATCAGGAACTCATTTACATATGTTAAATTGGTACAAAAAAGGCCAACTGTAGCCAAatcctctttaatatttttaatatatataaataatagaaaaaatagattatttaattaaaaatccaGTGTCAATCAGGTGCTTGCTTCCTTTAAACTTCTCTATGTTTAAGTCTGGATCTTCAGGTGTTGAAATATGTTGGTAAGTGTGAGGACTGGGGTTATAGTGGACGTGCATTCTGGCATTCTTGAGTTCTTAGCAGTGACCCTAACTGAGCCTGCTCCCACTTTGCTCGCTTGCTCGCTTGTCTGCTCTCTCTGGGTTGGTGCCCTTTTGATGGTTTTACATGAAGCCTAGACGCCAGCCCCACTCTTTATTGTTTACTTCTGGCCCTTCTTTTTGAGGCAACCTAATAGAAATTTGtgttactttatttattatttggtaGAACCGTGAATGATTTTCATTGTCGTTATATATCATTATTACTAATCTATAGATTATAGATGGGGAAACCTTGTGTTCAAAGTTAAATACTTGTCCAGGGTCATTTTGGCTGATTCTAGGAGTGATTCCAGATCAGAGCTGTTTATTATTCAAAAGTCGCATCTGCTGCTGTGACCAGAGATGGCCTGAGTTTAGAGGGAAGCGCTCTTTGGCATTAATTGCCTTTGTATATACACTTCTTCAGCATTTAGTTCTTGGGCTTCCTCCATTAGCTGTCTCTGAATCCATCCGACCTACGCTTGCACACTGTAAGTTAGTTTACATGCTGTGACTTAGGCGGTGCTACTCACTCAAAGCCTTCTCAGCCTGCCCACAGGACCCCACGGCCCTGGAACGTGCTCACCTGTGCTTGGTGTTTCTGCATTCAGCTGGCCAATCGCTTTTGGTGCTTACACACTCACTAATGTGTGTCCTTTAGGTGCAGAGACCACACCTCAGCATCTTCAGCTCTGAAGGTGTGTCTGGCACATAGCAGGCAGGCTTTTGACGTTCTCTTTGAGATAGTCGAATCTGTATAGAAAAGGTTAGCACAAAACATACTTGAGGGTACTGAGGCATCCTTTCTCGTGTTTGTACACGTCAGTCAGTTTCATTGTATGTCAAACACTGTGTTCTTGCAATGTGGAAGTAGTAGGAGGCTCCCCAGAAGACGGCAGGAGAAGTACTTCCTAAGTACATCTCTGAGTGGGTTCAAAGAGCCACTAATGCCTCCACCCTGTAGTAGAGTGTGGTGTCCACTGGGTGGTGACAGAGACCTGAGTAAGGCCAGAAATGGACCGGCCtgaggagacagaaaaagagacccTTTCACCTTCCTGGGAAGTTACACTACTATTGGCATTTTGGagcttttaaagagaaaaatgctaaacaaacaaacaaaaacaaagaagaagtaAACATTTGTGTTTTGTCCTAAATTGTATTAAGTTACCTTCTTGTGGGTGGGGAGAAGATAGTCAGGGCTTACATGACTGAAGAGAGGGGAAAAGCCACTGATACGATGTCCTCACACAAAGCTCTGCGAGTGCATGGCTGGAgctcacctgtgctctcaggaaggaggagggaaaagtaCACTTCTGACATGAAGCTGAGCAGAAACATCAGAAGGTGCAAAGCCACATTCCTCTGTTCATTGAGAAGGTCTCTGTTTGAAAGCTGTGGCGAGGGGCGGTAAATACTGACTTAGAAACGCCCACATAATGACGTAATGCGTCTGCTGTTATGTGACCTGTGCTTGAGTCTGCTGAGCATGGGTGCTTGGAGGAATGAGGACATAGGGCATGAGTTAACCCAGAGATCGCGTGCGCACGTGTGCGTCTGAGTGTCCACAGATTTACTTAAGTCTACTTTTGTGATAGAAAATACTTAGAACATAAAATCATACTTGGTAGTGACATTTGTTGCTCCTATGAGATGCACACAGTATTTCCTTGGCCCAGTAAAAGTTGCATACTTAATCTTCActaagaaaggagggagggaggaaggaaaaaagaaaagaaaatcacctTTGCTTGGAAATCATGTAGATTTGTCTCCTTAATTTCATTATAACAGAGGTCAGATTGCTTGACAGAGAAGCTGTGGGTTTGGTCTGGCTGCTGGAACTGAAAGGCCTTTGAGCCATCGTTTAGAACCTGCTTCTGAGAGGGGAGCTCTGCTAGATATAAAGAACGCATGCACTGCGAGTGTGGTTGCCCTGCTGAGATTCATGGGAGCACTACAGTTGTAGTGTAGCCCAACAGTCAGTCAGCAAGTGTTTCTGGAAGCCGTCTGCCGATGCCACCGTCATAGCCTGTGCTGGTCTGGATGAGCCTGACTCctgtaggctcatagatttggatgcttggtccccagttaatggaactgtttgagaaggattaaaaGCTGTGGCCTTAATCCTGTCACttagagtgggctttgaggtttcaaaagctcatgccaggcccagtcactgtctctctgtctgctgtCTGCACCTTGCTTACCttgtttccaccatgatgataatgaactgacaCTGATAATGAACTGTAAGCAAAGCCCcagtaaatgctttctcttataagagtGGCTTTGGTGGTGCTGTctcgtcacagcaatagaagagtaactAAGACGCAAGCCATGCCTTAAGTATCCCTTAGCCTGGGCACACACAAGCATAGCTTTCTGGCCCAGACACTGAGAGGCCCCTCCCTTGCTGCGAAGGACTCTGGGCTAGCTTGCTTCACTGCTTTTAACATTTAGAGAAATTGATTTTTAAGCACTTATAATCTTAGGAGGCACTTTTCTTATACTCCTGTCTGCTGCCTCCTTATTGAAAAATTGTACTGGAGCAAAAAGGCCATGACCTCTAAAGGTTTTGTGCATTTCATATATTTGCCATGTGCCTTCTGCACACAGGGACCTAATGAGGGCTTGCCATTTAGCAGATATTATATGTTCTATGTTCTATAGTAGATAATTTTGTGGATGTTTTTACTCAGTGTTCCCCACTGTCAGTGTGGGCATGTGCCGTTGCTCTGAAGGAATACGAAAGGGGAAGCCACTGGGCAGTGGGAAGACTTCTTTTGGATTGCCTGAAATTGTGGTTGCAGAGGCTGtaaactgtcatgtgggtgctgggaatcgaatgcccgccctctggaagaacagccagtgatcttaactgctgagcctctcTCCAGTCTTATCCCCTTCAACCTTACACAGTGCGCAGGGGGATCCACCGGGCTGGAGAGGCGGCTAAGCTGGTGAAGGCTAGACTCACACCAAAAGTCGGTTTTCCTTCCATATACTAATCTACTTACTTAAATGTAAAGTGTGAGGCAAAaacttttcttgttctttatacTGAAAATAAACTTTCCTGCACCTGTCTAGAGTTTCAGCCTAAATCTTTCTCTTGCTTGCAGTTGGATGTCACGTCAATGTGTGTACAAATCTAGTGTCTCAGGCCTTCACCACAGTAGACTGTGGGAAGCGGGTGGGTGCTGGCGTCAGCTTTGGGTTGAGCTCTGTGTCTGCTCCGTGCTGGCCGTGAACCCTTGAGCAACTtcatctctgcctcagtttcctcccctAGGAGATCATGAAGTCATGTGCCTGTTGTCAGTGTTGTGTCACAGTGTTGACTGATACACAGGGATTAATTACTTAATGAATGTCAACAATTGTGACTGTTGTCATTGTTGCTTATTATTACAATTTAAGTCTACACCACTATTTAAAGTAACTGCTATGCTATACCTCAGATTATAACTCATCTGTTGAAAAGTTTCTAGAGTTTTTCAGTTAACTCAGGACAAACTACCCAGTCCTCTGTGTTGTGTTTTTGGCCTCCTCATGGGGCCTGTCTGCCTTGTTCAGAGAGAGGGTCTTGTTCTTAAGGGCTCTCCTTCCTGTTCTGCGCCACCTACTCctgatttttaattgtttttaccACTttagttttcctgttttttgttttgttttgtttggattggCTGGGACTGGATTGGGTTGGAATGCTGGTGATGGGAACCAGGACCTGCCTTCCACATGCTACTCTGCTGCATGTATTTATTGTCTGTGTCATGTAGGTTCCAAGATCACACTTGGGCGCTTAGCTTGGCAGCCTTCTGGGCCCAGCACAACAAAACATTGAATCATTATTTtaagatcctgaagaaatggaTCTATAGCTGCTATGTACCAACTAAAACTTCCTATAAAGAAACAAGCAGTATGAGACTTCCAAGAGTAGTAAGCATAGTGCCTCCACccctagaaaagaaaggaaaagaagtaacAAGACCGTGGTGAGTGGGGCCATGAGAAAACCCCACCTCCTGCTCACAGCACCTCCTGCAGGTCACAGCCAGGGACCTTATACTCAAGATGTTGTTTTATAATAACAGTTAAAATGCTTTTCAGtttttgcaaatgaaatgtttaaatttttcataGTAATCTGGTAATGTTGTGATAGAGCATTTAAAATACTTTCTGCTAACTGGTCATTTTATTACACCTCCCTCCAACTGCTCACAATTCTCTTAGTTATTTAGAATATAAAagtaagtgggctggagagatggctctgtcagGTCCACTGCTGCTTAGGAAGGACTCcaagctgacaaccatctgtagccCATAGGGCATCTAGTGTTGTCTTCAGTATCCCAGGCCCCAGGCATGCCCATGGTGCACTCGCACGCACGCACACCAGCCAGGCACACTCACAActctttttaattaaataaattacctAATATGGTTTTCatcatttttaagtttctttttctgtctttacatttttaagtaGGGTATTGTTAGGGTGTCTGTTTTCAGTTAGAGAGTATTTTTCTCTTAGTAAGTTATACTGTGGAAATACCCAAGATAATAACAGTCTGGGGAGGACTTGTGGACCAGAGTAAGATATCAAATGACCTTCAACTTTGACAGATCTGCTTCAAGGTAAAAGCAAAGACTTTACTGATTTCCAAACTGCTTTAGTTGAGATGTGTTAAAATGAAAGCAACGTAATGTTAATTCTCAGCCACCGACCAGCTCTGTTTCCTGAGAGCATCACCTCTGCTTAGAAATACAAGAATTGGGTGTTAGGCAGTTGGTGGCCCTCTCCTGTGAGCTGTCCCCATCTGCACAGGGCCTACTTAGGCTCTGACGTTAGCTCTGTCTTGGTGTCCTTTTCTCTACAATTCGTTTCCTGTTAATGCTGACATTTGGCAGTATGAAAGTGTGTGTTTCTACACACATAAGATAATCTACAGTCGTTCACATGTTTGTTGTCCTTCATTCTAGGTAAGGAGGATGAATATCCAAAGAAACCCTTGGGGCAGCTTCCACCTGAGTCTGCTTGTGTTAATCACTTGAGCAACGGACAAAGAAGTGTTGGCCGGCCCAGCCCCAAAACAAGCAGCAGGAGAGAAGATGGATCGCCTCGCAAGAACCATGAGCACTCTCCTGTCCATCACAGTAGAAACGGCACACCAGAAAGAGCCGGCCAGTCACGGCGGAAGTCCGTGGATGAGGGGAGTAAAAATCTCAAGCATGAGGCAGAGTCTCAGAGAAAACCTTCACCGGGTATGCAGGACAGTTCCAGACACTATAACCATGCAGCTGCTAACCAAAATAGCAATGCAATTTCAAACGTCAGGAAGGAATTTATGCCCAAGTGGAGAAAACCATCAGATGCCTCAGCTATTGAAAGAACTACTAAATATGCCGTCGAAGGCAAAAGTCACTCAGCTCTTCCCGCTCTTCCCGTCGCCATCCCAGGCTCTGCTGAGACCCGATTGCCAAACTcaaggcagaagatgaaggctttGGATGGGGGTGAAGGGAAGCGGGGTTCTAACGCTTCCCAGTATGACAACGTGCCTGGGGGTGAGAGTGAGCATGGGGCATCTGCGGAAGAGGGACCAGAGCGGACTCACCCTCACAGTCCAAGGAAGCACCCGGAGCCAAGTCCCAGTCCTCCAAAAGTACCCAACAAGTTTACGTTTAAAGTGCAGCCTCCCAGCCATGTACGATACCCACCCCAGCTACCAGAGGAGGACCACAGAGCTGCATATCCACCCTCCTACAGCAACCCCCCTGTCTACCATGGAAATTCTCCAAAACACGTCCCTACTGCTCACAGTGGTTTTGTGTCTACACAGATCAGCCCCAGGCCTCAAATTAACCCTTCCAGGAGACCTTACGGTTCCTCTCTTTCAGTTGACACTTCTCCAGAGAAAGCCTACAGCCGCCCAACTCCTGTTGTTCTGCCCTCTAGTCGAATTGAAGTCCTTCCCATTGACATGGGTGCCAGGGGCTACGGCAGTTCGGGGTCACCAAAGAATGGACAGTTCATCCTTCCTCCGGTGGACTATTTGCCAGAGAACAGAAAATGGTCAGAAGTTAGTTACACATACAGACCGGAGATGCATGGCCAATCATGGACTCGGGATGCTCACCGTAGCCACTTAAGCAATTTACCAAACTATGCAGCCTTTCAGCACATACCGTTTCAGGCCCATGGCCTTCCAGAAGTGTCTGTAGACAGTCCAGTGAGGTATAAGATGTCTGCAGCTGTGGAAGATGCCAGTCCTCCTGGGTATCCATATGCAGGGCCCTCACCTTCCGCACATCACTACAGAAATGGAGAGGGACTTTCTGTGCAGGAATCAGTGTTGCTGTGAGCGTGTGGCTGTATTCACTGACAAGAGAATAGAAACAATATGCCCACATTGCTATGTTTATAATTGCCAGAGCAGTATTTTTTATATTGTAAACAGCGTGCGCAGCTCAGTGTGTGTCAGTGATAAGAGTGTGGGAAGGCTTCATCCTCTGCAGAGGCTGCTGAAGAAGAGTGGGTCAGCTGCATCCTGGCTGAACCTTTAATAGGGGACCCTGGGGACCCAGCAGTAGCACGAGGGCTGCACACACAGGGCGGCTCTCTGTGCTGGTCCCTTCGTAGCTCCCCAGACCCGCTCTGTTCCGTTGCTGTTAGAACAGTAGACTACTGACCGCTATAGAGCAGATACTCTGAGGGCCGACCCTCGCCTTTTCATAGACAGACGAGGCAACTGCATATAGGTTTTGTCTTTAAAACCACCTTTAATCTagatacatagactaacagtggattttttttaaccCTTTATCTTTCTGCCCACCCTGCCCAAACATATTTTAACCCAGGTTCTAAACTGAAACTGACTAGAGATGAATCCAGCGCCTGACAGAATGTCATTCTCCTTCAGTTGCTGCCATTTTATCTCCTCCTGAAAGCTAAAGGCTCACCACTTGATGGTGCCTAAAGTGGGTCGGTTACCCGAGTGAGCGGCTGCACAGTGCTCACTGAGTCCCCTCATCTCCAGCAGTCTTGGTGCTGCTGTGCCCCGGGCTCTGGTCTGGCCGGGTGTGAGGGAAGTCAGACCTTGCAGGGCCCCAGGCCGCAGAAGATTGCATTTCACAGTCGTGGGGAAGCAGCTCTAACCATAAGGAAGGCTGCTTCTCACCCTGCTTCCCCTTCTCACAGGCTTTCTCTGGCACTCGGTCTTCACAGAGCACAGTGGGTGGATACTGCTAACACTTACTGGGCCCCGGTCGAAATTGTGAAAAATACCCTAATGATTAATAAGGAATTTTAATCTAGAATTTTGATCTTTgtaaaaaaaggggaaaaagggtAGTTTGTTTCAtacttttggaattttttttcagtgaaaaatAACTGAAGttcatggtttttaaaaaagGTGATGATTCCTTTTATGCTATCACACACTACTGTCACCGAGACACTGACAAAGTGCTGGGTTCTCCAAGAGCGATGGCGGCGTCTGTGTAGGTGCTCGCCCACCGTTACCCTCTTCTTGTATCTGAATATCAGAAACTAGAAAGTCCAACAGTGACACTCCCCCTGCTCCAAGGTGGGGACTTAAGTTTGTGAGGtacaagaatatgttttcatgaaAGTAACATTGTTTATCTAGCAAACGtgacaatatttttatgtatataatgaTTCTAATCTAAGTTAATTAATGTGGTAATGATGTTATTAAGTGTGGAAGCAAATGCAGTATATTAAAGGTGAACACCACACTGAAACTCCCAACTCCTGACAGAATAACCAGGCTCTTGATTTAGATCATGTGGAAGGTGagatataaatgtatatagaCATGTAGCTGAGGATATTAATTTCAGTCTTAAAGTGTGACTTGTAAGGAGCCAAGCTGTACAGTTTAGTTCATGATGGCAGCTCTCTGCCTCTTCAGAAAGTATATATCATAGTGGTAAATAAtgtagattatatatatacatatat contains:
- the Usp6nl gene encoding USP6 N-terminal-like protein isoform a (isoform a is encoded by transcript variant 1); the encoded protein is MIQVLQLVKELVTPSRQKAATAKEDSDQDVALKLAQERAEIVAKYDRGREGAEIEPWEDADYLVYKVTDRFGFLHEEELPYHNAAADRQKQLEIERTSKWLKMLKKWERYKNTEKFHRRIYKGIPLQLRGEVWALLLEIPKMKEETRDLYSKLKHRARGCSPDIRQIDLDVNRTFRDHIMFRDRYGVKQQSLFHVLAAYSIYNTEVGYCQGMSQITALLLMYMNEEDAFWALVKLFSGPKHAMHGFFVQGFPKLLRFQEHHEKILNKFLSKLKQHLDSQEIYTSFYTMKWFFQCFLDRTPFRLNLRIWDIYIFEGERVLTAMSYTILKLHKKHLMKLSMEELVEFLQETLAKDFFFEDDFVIEQLQVSMAELKRAKLDLPEPGKEDEYPKKPLGQLPPESACVNHLSNGQRSVGRPSPKTSSRREDGSPRKNHEHSPVHHSRNGTPERAGQSRRKSVDEGSKNLKHEAESQRKPSPGMQDSSRHYNHAAANQNSNAISNVRKEFMPKWRKPSDASAIERTTKYAVEGKSHSALPALPVAIPGSAETRLPNSRQKMKALDGGEGKRGSNASQYDNVPGGESEHGASAEEGPERTHPHSPRKHPEPSPSPPKVPNKFTFKVQPPSHVRYPPQLPEEDHRAAYPPSYSNPPVYHGNSPKHVPTAHSGFVSTQISPRPQINPSRRPYGSSLSVDTSPEKAYSRPTPVVLPSSRIEVLPIDMGARGYGSSGSPKNGQFILPPVDYLPENRKWSEVSYTYRPEMHGQSWTRDAHRSHLSNLPNYAAFQHIPFQAHGLPEVSVDSPVRYKMSAAVEDASPPGYPYAGPSPSAHHYRNGEGLSVQESVLL